The genomic region GAACCCTCTTCAATTTTCCTctaaaataacaatagaaaAAGTAACCCTCGGCATTTACAATTATTAAAGGACCAAAAATGTCAGAGCATTGGCATGAGTTGTCTATAATCTCATAGGCAGGCAACATGAATAATATTCTTGTTGCCAAGTGCTGACAGAAGATTCAGAATTGAAACCATTTGGTAAGTGGGTTAAACTTTCACATCATGAGAGCTTTTTTATAAGGAGGGTGTTGAGTCATCATCATAGAGCATTCACCTTCCATAAACACTTGCccaagtaaaaaaaaaaaaaaaagaaaaaaagattacCTTTGGTAAAAAAGTAAAGCCCATCTCTTGAAACCCACAATAGCTCTTgcaataaatattcttttaagatGCCAATAATCAACTAATTTGCTCAAGCAATTAGATTTGTAATTTAAACTAACAAAATATACCCATCACTCTAAAACAGCCATAGCCTTAGATTTGGCACCAACTATAATGACATAAAAGTTTTGCCTTTTTGGCTTGTCTTTACATGTTTGGAATGAACATTCATGGAAACTTCCCCTTGAAAATGCACTTTCTTTACATAGTTTTGTCCTCCTcaagattaaaaaattctgGATTCCAACCTTACATCACACTTTAAATGGTTTTGGTTTAAAGCTTCAAAAACTGATAAAAAGACAACATTTGGATGGTCTAGCAATTTTCCTTTCCATGTGATGTCTTTTATTCCTTAAAGAGAGTATTTTTGTGCTCATGAATATCTTATTAactgtaattttctttttaatatttggagTTAATTTCAAGGAGAATTAAGAGCAGTTGGCCCAAGCCCAATAAAAAGAGTTTCACTTCTTTGAATCAATTACACACGTACAAGGCCCATACAGAGTTCAATATTCACACGTGTGTGGATAATTAGAGACAGATGTGGActgagagaaaaagaaaagagcctgtaaaagaaaaaagaaaagaaaaacattttcttttaaatatttattttcaagaatgaaaggaacaaaataagatCAAATGGAATTACAAGAAAACacataataaagaacaaaaaacaattcaaaaaaaggaaaaagcatTAACAGCAACATAACAGAGGCCGGtccctcctttcttcttctcgtTCTTGTTCctgttcttcttttttctctgtCTGATAAATTCAGTTCAGATACAGAGAACACACAGAGTATcttctctgtttttttttgttttcttttactaattttatatcttattttggttctttaatctattattttatttgctaaACAAGTAGAAACACAACAGCTAAGagagaaatagaaagagaaagataacaggaacaaagaaagaaaaagagaaaaaagaagggatcaaatcaaatttgaTCGTTTTGAATCTTTTATGGAGCAACTTGTTAACTTTATCATACGGCCTCCGAGGTACCAACTTTGCAACTTTCTTTagtctttatcttttgtttttttgttttcttgttttgtttgatttctCGGATTGAATTTATGCATGGGTTCTTGGTGGTTAGTAAAGTCCGCTTCTTAGAGCAAAAGTGAATAGAATTTGAAAGTTTCAAACTCAATAGAATTTGAATCTGGCATCTGGGTTGAATTACAAACTAAATACcctttttgttaatttagctcAATTTTGAATCTCTTGGCTCAAGattcaaatttgattttattttgattgctGTATTGATTTTGGCTTAGTGTTGGTGGCTATGTTGGGATTTAAATATTCCAGCTTAGAGAGCTAATTGATTTGTTCACAATTCGAGATCTCTGTATGGTAATTTTTCTGCTGCTATGTATTTGTAATATTTCTGGGTAAATATCTTACAGTGGTTTGCTGATCTTCTCCACTTGAAAGGTTCTCTGTAGAGAATCCTTTTAGCATGTTAGGCAGGATTAATGCTTTTTATGtgaaatttagttttttttttcttttttcccaaTCTGAGGAAGTTTCTCAATCATTTTTCTCATAGGCTATGGAAATTTCTATGTTTATCTGTTTATGTGATTTTAGTGTTGAAGTTCGATAGATTTTGTAGAGGATCAGTTAGCAGGTTCAAGACTTTTTGGTTCTTTTACTTTTCGTGACTTGGTTTTGGTTCCTGTTCTTTGGATGTGATTCACGTGATACGTAATGTGTGGATAGGAAATGAACTATATATGATACATTAAATTGGCAGTTGACTAGAAACAGCCGATTTTAAACTCTGAGCTGTTTCATGAAATTTGTATTAAGAgttgtttttaatttctttcttagaTACTCACTGCATTTCTTTGGCATTAAGGTTGAGTGAGAATGATGTGAACTTATGATGAGATACCTGTTGTCTACGCCTTATGGCATCCACATGGAGGAATttataactttatttattCTCCCAGTTTTCTGCTTGTGGCTTTTCACCATTCTGTACTATCTGGACTGCAGGGCTGAGTACAGTCCAAAACATGATTTGTTAGATCAGGAGTTTATGCTGAAAGGAAAATGGTACCAAAGAAAGGATTTGGAGGTAAATTAATGAGCCACTTGACACTAGTTCTGGGAAGACCATGAATAAACCACCCTCAACTTCTCCCCTCCCATGTTACCTTTTACAATGATgttttccttcctttttcattttagaatTTGGAATGATATTCAGCTTGTTTATAAAGGTGCTTCCAATATTTTGCAGATTAAAAATAATCGCGGAGATGTTCTCCAATGTAGCCATTATGCCCCCATTGTTAGCCCGGAAGGAAAGCCTCTGCCCTGTGTAATATACTGTCATGGCAACAGGTAGGTGGGGGACTATGATtgattagaataaatattgtTCTTTGTTATGGTATTAATACATTTTGGCGTTTCCTAATTTCTATCATTATGGAAAGAAGATTTTCAGTCATTATGCATCTTATGttccaaaataaaacaaacattATTTATCTAGATTGTCGTGTTGTTAATTTGGCATCAACATGGAGTGGGTGACCGTGGGTTCTTCCTTTGAGTGGCAGGCAGCTTATAcacaaatgaataatttaatagccaacccttttcttttttgttgaatTACTTGTTACTGACTGGCTGCATGTCTTCGCTTTTGACAGTGGGTGCAGGGCTGATGCTAGTGAAGCTGCTATTATATTGCTGCCTTCAAATATTACAGTTTTCACTCTTGATTTCTCAGGATCTGGACTTTCTGGAGGAGAGCATGTTACTCTGGGTTGGAATGAAGTAAGTGCCTTAGCATGTTGTCaattatataagaaatgaagaaagGTGCTTGTTGTGCAACCACATCATCcaattatattgatttctGATGTGCCTCTctttgttaataaaatttattcagtacataatattagtatattaaGAGCATGGTTCATTTTTCTACTTTCTGGAGGAGAGCATGTTACTCTGGGTTGGAATGAAGTAAGTGCCTTAGCATGTTGTCaattatataagaaatgaagaaagGTGCTTGTTGTGCAACCACATCATCcaattatattgatttctGATGTGCCTCTctttgttaataaaatttattcagtacataatattagtatattaaGAGCATGGTTCATTTTTCTACTTGAAAAGATTTGGTGCTCCGCACATTACTTCACcggttttattttctttttgaaaactGATGATTGCAATGTTTTTGTAAATTAATCAGTTTTACATTATTCATTTCTTCGCTTGCTCTCCAGAAAGATGACCTCAAGGCTGTGGTTGATTATCTGCGGCAAGATGGAAATGTCTCTTTGATCGGCTTATGGGGTCGTTCAATGGGTGCTGTCACCAGGTTGTCTTCTTGCACTTTCtatatttcctttttgttaGCATATCCAATAATTCAACATAGGAGTCCCCTTGTCTGTCTATCGTAATATATAGAACAGAAATCTAGGAACTAAAATCCTAAAAGTAAGAGTTTCCTTTCtatattaattgaatcaaCACAAATCAAATACACGAAGAAATAGAATTGGGATCGTATTGTTGGACTTTGAATGTAGTCCCTCTGACTACTGTGCAGTACTTTCTTACCTTGCTTTCttcattcaaagaaaaaagttcTGTCTGCTATGTTTTTTTACCTGTGTAACTCTTTCTGTTTGTTTTTCTGTATTGATGTGCCTATCTTCGCCAGCCTTATGTATGGAGCTGAGGATCCCTCAATTGCTGGAGTGGTTCTTGACAGTCCCTTTTCTGATTTGGTCGACTTGATGATGGAACTTGTAGATACATACAAATTCCGTTTTCCCAAATTCACTGTAAGTGGATCTTTTTAGCATAACAATTTAGCTTTCATGTTTATCacacaataattttattactcTAATGTTATGAAGTTTCTTTTGATAAGAATTTCTGAACGAGTTATAAAAACAATGGACATAAGATGTGGAAACTTTCAACAATTGTACATAACTGTTTCCACCACATAATCACCTCTGTTACTCTGTATATATGACTCTGTGTGTATAACATCTAACTTTTGTTTCGTATATTTTCCCTCGTTGACAGTTTCATTTCTTTATGTTTTAGGTAAAATTTGCTATCCAATATATGCGAAAAGCTATCCAGAAAAAGGCGAAGTTTGACATAACGGACCTCAACACTATTAAGGTTCCATTCCTCGTACTTGTTTGTTAGATTGTCatagtaattaattattttttacatgtTAATCCAgaaaataattacattaaaTCTATATTACAGGTGGCAAAGTCTTGCTTTGTTCCAGCATTATTTGGGCATGCGATTGATGATGATTTTATTCAACCTCATCACTCGGATCGCATATATGAAGCTTATATGGTAAGTCTCAAGTTTCATTCTTATCAATGATGAGCACTTGAAAGACTCAGGCATGCATTGTCTCAGATATCTTTTTCCCCTTAAAAAAGTGGTCAGAAGGTCAAGTTCTGAGGGTTCTCAGTCCTCCCAAATTTTGAAGTAAATGCTCTACTTCTGTCTTAAAACACTTTCTTGTTTGAATAAAGCTTGTTACATATTTTAAAGATGGTTTTGGAGGCAACTTCCCAAATAACCTGTTTTTGCCATTCCTTTGTTGGAGCTTGAGGCTTTTAGTTTTAGCGATAGTTTTTTGGCTCAATGCATAGTTTTGCTCCTAAACCTTACTAATATAACCACTTTCAACTACTTTTTTTAACCTATGGAGTctctcaaattttttttaaaactttttttcaTCTTTGTACATGctcttttacatttttatttatttttttaactttccaCAATATAagtgaattaaaatataaaaatatatatacaaagaTGAAAGAGGTCCTAAACAGAAGAAGAGAGGAGGGGGGGTTTGAAAGAGGTAAAAAATAGAAGTTGAGATGTATTATAGATTAAAATAGTAGCTGAGTGGTGTTGGATGTTAAAATGGTAAAGTTTGGGGTGAAACTATTTCTTTGGCCATTTGGTATCTATTGTATTGACTGATACTTGTCTATTCATATTTTGTTGCATTGAGTTTCTAAAACATGAATTTTGCAGGGAGATAAGAATATTATCAAGTTTGAGGGAGATCACAACTCTCCACGCCCACAATTCTACTTTGACTCCATAAACATTTTTTTCCACAATGTTTTGCATCCTCCAGAGGATGAGGTGGGGGAAACATATTTAGAAACAATGCATGGTTACTTTGGCAAGGTAAATAAAGTCACTATTTTTCTGGTTGTAGGTCCTGACTATATTGGAATTGCCATATTTAATGTCCACTATCATTTGcccattttttattgtttttaccTTCAGGATAGTTGGAGCACTGTAGGCAATAACCTGGAACTTTCAGTTGCATCTAAAGGCATGGCTCGCATACCTTGTGACTTTTTCAcagtttaatattaatttccaTCTAGCCTTTTCTTTGGAACACACGTTTGTTTACTCTCATATTGATGCTTTTATTAGTTGCTGAACCATCGACAAGCACTGGAGAAGATGGCATTAAGCAAGTTCGTCCCAAAAGACCGATGAGTCGGACAGAGGTCAGTAATATTTGTTAAACTGGTTGCTTGATTATGAGAAAGGCACTTGGCATGATGCTCTAAATTCCTATTATTtctgattttctttgattctttAGCTGTATTATACCAAATCTTGAACTATTTGGAGGAGGTATTTGATTGTTGTTTCTTTGCCTCTGTTCAGGTTCCTTCTGATATTCCATCAAAGGATGATCCATCTGAAGCTGAGGTATTCCTCTTGTCCTTTTGGCCAACGGAATAAACATCTCTAACAAGTTCTGCACATTAGTCAAGTAGTCAGCTTAGGGACCTTATGCCCCTTACTAGTGATCACATTATTCTTTCCCTCTCTTCAAAACTGAAGTCCTTGtttttataacaattaataaattaataatctctGACAAAGCATACTTATATGCTGCAGGGTGGAGAAATTGATGACAATCATTTACCATCGTCATCCAATATGATCAGCTTTGAGATATCCAATGGTCATCCCTATGGACCAAATATTCCAACAGCGATGGATGATGATCAATATGTGGAGTATCAACTAGATGACTTGGCAGGTTTTCCATGCGACATAGAGGAGGAAGAAAGGGTAAGTAATTTGTATTCCATTCTGAAATGATGTTGATTTTCTTAATCATTTGCTTATCTGTATATTTCAGATGTTCATGGAAGCAGTAATTGCATCATTAAAGGACTTGGAGATGCGATATCCCAATGCAGAAGGACAGCAGGCCATCGAATCTTCACAAAAAGATGACCCATCTTCCATTAGAGAAGAATGTGGTTCTGTGAAGACAGTAGAGGATCATGAGCCATTAAAGCCAGAACCTACCTCGTCTCCGCTGATCAACAGCCAAATTTCATCAACGGCAAACCAGTCACCTGATCTGAGCATGTCTTCGACAGGACCAGCATCTGACACGTCTGCATCCATGACAGAATCAGGAAGCACAGCCACCTCTGCTCGTAGTGATACTTCAGCAAGTGTCCAGAGTTCAACGGATACTGACTTATCAAGTAACACAAAAGCCACATTGACAGTAGAACGCAACCCAGCAAGCCACATTATGGATGGTTTGATGCGTCGCTGGGATTTCAATTTGTTCCGAAACAATCGATGAAAATGAAAGTgggataattttttattttgggttTTGACAATCTGATTATTTGTTTGTAATTAAGATagtagcagcagcagcagcaacttAGTACTGTAAAATACAAAGAACGAAATGAAAGGAATGAAAATAGGTTCAGTGCACGTGTTGAAAGTTCATGGGGTTGGTTTTATTTGATACAAAATTACTTTGGTACTTCTCATTTGAGAAAAGGCTTGTAGTTATTCTTTTGCCCACAATCAAGGAAACAGACCTGATAATACCATGTCCATTTATTGTTCTCTTTTTACTTGTTTAAGGTGCctattttcatttattcttGGATTGCTCATAGTTATCGGATTTGGCAGACCAGGTGCTACATGTTGGAACTTTTTGGGTCCCATGTTTCATTATCCTCACCCACCATATTCCTCCCTTTCCAAACAGAACGTTGACGCTGATATGTCAAGCTTGGAGGAAAAAAAGTGGAAGAATCACAGTGTGCCACCTATcgtttctcatttttttctttttctttttttgttttttgttatGTTGATTCTGCTGATCTGATCAGTTAAAACTTAAAACCTCTGAACGGGTAATGCCACCTAAAGCCCTCAGTGCTATGGTTATCACATCAACAATTAAAACATACTCCTCTCCTTCCTGAACaatcacatatatatatattttatcttccTAATTCAGTAgcaatattttctttcagGAATGGCGGTTCAAAgcattttctctctttcccGTTCACTCCATGATAATGCATCTGCCAACTCCGCCCCTCTATTGTGGCGATCAATGGCTACCTTCACTCGGACGCAAGTCCCATCGCATCATTCtgaatataagaaagcaaatGAATGTAAATAAAGTAACCATCTTTATTTTACAGCAACCTCAATCTCAACCTCAATTCCTGAAAGGAATTTTCTTGCCTTTATTATTCTTGAATAtggttctttttcttcttttattcttttttaaatttctcatTGGTCTAGGAAACCTCATGTAAATGTTGGGAACATTGGACATGTAGACCATGGGAAAACAACTCTAACTGCTGCCATTACAAAGGttgatattgataattattatgtaTTGAAATCTCAATTGGTTCCGACGCCATGTATATTTTaaaccattaaatttattaaatttaattactgtttattaataaaataataaattatttttaataattacatataatatatatttagaatttaataatatttatattttatgttacAGAAGATAAGATTTTTATGTCATGTGACACTAAATATGATCCCTGCCGAAATTTTATAATGGGCACAATATGTGGGATTTAATAAAGGAgtaaaaatttacattttttatatagCTGATGAGGGTAAAGCAAAGGCAATTGCTTTCGATGAGGTTGATAAGGCCCCTGAGGAGAAGAAGAGGGGAATAACTATTGCCACAAAATGTAGACCATGtgtttctgtttcttttttctttgccCAATACTTATTGGCTCTTTTTTATGACATAGTTTCTATTATAGAGTAGTGAAGTTTCAATCAGTTATCCCTGCTAATTCTGACGTCTTATCAACAGGTACTAACCGGTTTAATGCAGCTGTTAATGGTACCAGTTTAATGCAGCTGTCAAACGAGAAATAGCTGCACAAAACCTCTGAAGCAAACACCCCTGTATGCCTCAATTCTACATGAGAACTGCAGATGTAACTGGAGAAGTGGAATTAGCTGTAGATGTTAAAATGGTGATGCCCGGTGATAATGTGACAGCAAGATTTGAGTCATTGTCACCCGTGCCTCTTGAAGCAGGTTGGTTTGACTTCTCAAAATGCAATAATCATAAAATGACATTAAATTGGTTTCTCATGTAGCAAATTGTTCTTGACTTGCTCTCCATTCGTATATGATTTCCATACTTTTCGCAGCTTATAAATTCTATCTCTAACTGCCTTAATTTCTTGCTGGTCATTGCAATGCACTAACAGGTCAAAAATTTGCTTTGAGAGAGGGAGGTAGTACAGTTGGTGCTGGGGTCTCAAGAGTGATTGGCTAAGATCCTCCTTCACtgacttaattttttttttcaggtcTGCTCATTTTTGAAAGGTAGAAAAAGATGATGACATTAAGTTTGCTGTTTGTCCTAGCTTTTATTAGAAAGAATAAGTTTCTTGTTTTTCTACTTGGGTAAATACATAaatgtaattctttttgtgaAGTTAAGATGCAAAATTTGGCACTTGTTTTTGGGTTTAGAAATTCCATAATACAATTACCAGGCATGAACTGATTACATTAGAATCCAATGCTAGAATCTATAGCTGTGTGCTTTTCTAAAGTATAATCCTTTTGGATTGCCCATATTGATAATTGAACTTTTCAAATATATCTAATCATTCCTCAGTTCACATTTTAAGTTGTTTTCATCTCAAATAGAAGATGCCATAGGTGCAATCATCTGGCAAGAATCTTAATggtaaaatatgtaaataactTAATTCAATCGTTTTAATAACTTACACAGCTGCATCAATGTGAGAAAAAACAATCAATTTTAGCTTAGTAATTTCACATTTACAAGACTGTACGTTCAGACTGCTTTGGTGATTAGGGAGTGCTGATATTACTCTCTGCTAGCAACTTAAGTGCAGTTTCAATCAGTGAGTGAATTGTTGTGCTATGGCGGCTCAGCCCTACTGTTCCTGAGAATATGTTGAAGCTTTCAAGTTCTGCTGTAGTTTCTAAAACATGCTCCAGTTCTTTCTCCAGCCCCAGATCCCTGAGAATATGAACATTTGCTCTATTTTGTCGCATCATCCAGATTGCCAATTCTATGGCAAATCTCCGTATTCTTGGAACTTTAGTTGACGGCTTTTCATATTTTTGGAGGATCTGCAGTATTGTGCTTGCTAATTCAGCCTCTTTAATTCCTGGCCTTTCAAACATTATGCTTGATTCTTCAGAAGTTAAGAACTTGAAAACTTCTGCTGCTAGTCCAACCATTACTTCTTGCAATTTGTTCTCTTCTGACCTAATTGCCTTAAGCACCTGCCGCAGGGGGAATGATTTAAAGACAGACTCTTAttccaaaaattaattatagtttgataagaaaaatgagaacCATTTCTGGCTCCTGTTCTGAAACTAGAGTTTTGTTACGTGTTAATTAAAGTAGAATAGGCTTTTGATTGAATATAAAAAGCACTTACCGTAGGTACTGAAGCAGTGACTTCCTTTAAGCGGCTGAAGCAATCTGGACCACTGTAGGCGCACAAGTTTCGCAGGATCCTTGCAGCATTCACACGAAGCAATGGATCCTCAAGTGCTTCAACGAGCTTCTCGAGCACCTTCAATTTCAAAATGCGATGGCAATTACTTCTGCTTTCTAAGGCCAGCATTGCTAGAGCTTCTCCTGCTGCAGTTTTTACATGATTTGGACTCTCAGGTGCTCCATGGTTAAAGAAAATGTTGAATAACTCCTTAAGAATTCCACCTGTGCCCCCAATCCTCTCTGTTGCATCTGCTTCCAGTGCTAAATTGGTTAATATTTCTATGCTGAGTTTTTGCAGTATTGGGTGTTTTTCTCCATGTCGTAAGATATCTCTAATGTTGCTGATGGTAAAAACTACCTCTGAAATCTCTCTTCGGAGATGACTACCTGTGGCTCCTGTTGTGCTTGCCAGCATCTTCACCACTTGTAGAGATCTTTTTACTGTTAGAATCTGAGAATGTGCAAGACTTTCATCATTCAACATCCTCTCTCCAGCATGTGTCAGATCAATGATTTTTGGTAGGAGGCCTCTTGTGTTACCAATCTTTCCACAATTGTCATGGTCGTGAGCTAGCTTCTTCAGGATAAGAAGTCCTAAATGATTGAACGTCCAGAACCCATAATGTGCATGATCGgtaatgattttcttttcaccAATTTCATCAGCTGTGGTGTTGGAGCTCCTATTGGTTTGGAGCAGAGATGAGATCGATTCCATTGCACCTGAAATTCCAGCAACTCGTAGGGAGTTCTGCTTTTTGCCTGCTAACTCTGATAGTATTTCTGCAGCTGACCGCCTAATAGCTTCTTCTTGTGGGTCTTTCCAATTCAACATCTCAACTAATCTTTCTATCACTGAGATAT from Ricinus communis isolate WT05 ecotype wild-type chromosome 9, ASM1957865v1, whole genome shotgun sequence harbors:
- the LOC8261489 gene encoding uncharacterized protein LOC8261489 isoform X1; this encodes MEQLVNFIIRPPRAEYSPKHDLLDQEFMLKGKWYQRKDLEIKNNRGDVLQCSHYAPIVSPEGKPLPCVIYCHGNSGCRADASEAAIILLPSNITVFTLDFSGSGLSGGEHVTLGWNEKDDLKAVVDYLRQDGNVSLIGLWGRSMGAVTSLMYGAEDPSIAGVVLDSPFSDLVDLMMELVDTYKFRFPKFTVKFAIQYMRKAIQKKAKFDITDLNTIKVAKSCFVPALFGHAIDDDFIQPHHSDRIYEAYMGDKNIIKFEGDHNSPRPQFYFDSINIFFHNVLHPPEDEVGETYLETMHGYFGKDSWSTVGNNLELSVASKVAEPSTSTGEDGIKQVRPKRPMSRTEVPSDIPSKDDPSEAEGGEIDDNHLPSSSNMISFEISNGHPYGPNIPTAMDDDQYVEYQLDDLAGFPCDIEEEERMFMEAVIASLKDLEMRYPNAEGQQAIESSQKDDPSSIREECGSVKTVEDHEPLKPEPTSSPLINSQISSTANQSPDLSMSSTGPASDTSASMTESGSTATSARSDTSASVQSSTDTDLSSNTKATLTVERNPASHIMDGLMRRWDFNLFRNNR
- the LOC8261488 gene encoding uncharacterized protein LOC8261488 — its product is MDGGKPVGDGDGSICLQVVELRRLSETYGSSATIFEPRSSIEKRDSTTTSASPTTPTTPGIHAPEQKLTLFALRLAVFEKAATGLGTLGFIWATVVLLGGFAITLDPTDFWFITVILLIEGTRIFSRSHELEWQHQATWSIADAGINSFRAIRSSSHFVIEAVKSLFRSISLVRKQSQHSRELTGSCHSANARNWDYRRNTTRTWTSSDVPILPYARWVFLSRNVSKLLYWLQLASATACVALSLMKLIIHNYGEVAKGDTDKRNRRAALTIFYALALAEALLFLTEKAYWEWKVIYYRLLEEVNRECELGPSGMISIRRFFYDAYSKCVNGSIFDGLKMDLVAFAMDLLDSNSPDEQLIGVQILRQFSMNGRFSDDTLQKIGTNISVIERLVEMLNWKDPQEEAIRRSAAEILSELAGKKQNSLRVAGISGAMESISSLLQTNRSSNTTADEIGEKKIITDHAHYGFWTFNHLGLLILKKLAHDHDNCGKIGNTRGLLPKIIDLTHAGERMLNDESLAHSQILTVKRSLQVVKMLASTTGATGSHLRREISEVVFTISNIRDILRHGEKHPILQKLSIEILTNLALEADATERIGGTGGILKELFNIFFNHGAPESPNHVKTAAGEALAMLALESRSNCHRILKLKVLEKLVEALEDPLLRVNAARILRNLCAYSGPDCFSRLKEVTASVPTVLKAIRSEENKLQEVMVGLAAEVFKFLTSEESSIMFERPGIKEAELASTILQILQKYEKPSTKVPRIRRFAIELAIWMMRQNRANVHILRDLGLEKELEHVLETTAELESFNIFSGTVGLSRHSTTIHSLIETALKLLAESNISTP
- the LOC8261489 gene encoding uncharacterized protein LOC8261489 isoform X2, giving the protein MLKGKWYQRKDLEIKNNRGDVLQCSHYAPIVSPEGKPLPCVIYCHGNSGCRADASEAAIILLPSNITVFTLDFSGSGLSGGEHVTLGWNEKDDLKAVVDYLRQDGNVSLIGLWGRSMGAVTSLMYGAEDPSIAGVVLDSPFSDLVDLMMELVDTYKFRFPKFTVKFAIQYMRKAIQKKAKFDITDLNTIKVAKSCFVPALFGHAIDDDFIQPHHSDRIYEAYMGDKNIIKFEGDHNSPRPQFYFDSINIFFHNVLHPPEDEVGETYLETMHGYFGKDSWSTVGNNLELSVASKVAEPSTSTGEDGIKQVRPKRPMSRTEVPSDIPSKDDPSEAEGGEIDDNHLPSSSNMISFEISNGHPYGPNIPTAMDDDQYVEYQLDDLAGFPCDIEEEERMFMEAVIASLKDLEMRYPNAEGQQAIESSQKDDPSSIREECGSVKTVEDHEPLKPEPTSSPLINSQISSTANQSPDLSMSSTGPASDTSASMTESGSTATSARSDTSASVQSSTDTDLSSNTKATLTVERNPASHIMDGLMRRWDFNLFRNNR